From one Trifolium pratense cultivar HEN17-A07 linkage group LG1, ARS_RC_1.1, whole genome shotgun sequence genomic stretch:
- the LOC123903305 gene encoding zinc finger CCCH domain-containing protein ZFN-like: protein MEYHPIIPISQGSMWMMKLRPSETMNSESYPQRPGEPDCSYYIKTGLCRFGSTCRFNHPPNRKLAIVSARTIGEFPERIGQPECQYYMKTGTCKFGVTCKFHHPRDQAEISGRVALNTLGYPLRPNEAECSYYLRTGECQFGNTCKFHHPQPSNMMLSLRSSPIYPTLHSPTSSYLPSSYTPLIMPGWSAYRGQMGSMISTPPASPLQRGNIFPERPGQPECQFYMKTGDCKFGAGCRFHHPRQRLLIPASPDCLLSPMGLPLRPGEPMCVFYSRYGICKFGPSCKFNHPMGIFSYNISASPSVDDATDRRLLGSSSATATLHEESSSSKPTRLSISETRQVPSDDDDDDVDIDEDR, encoded by the exons ATGGAATATCACCCCATAATTCCCATATCTCAAG GTTCAATGTGGATGATGAAATTGAGGCCAAGTGAAACAATGAATTCTGAATCTTATCCACAACGTCCAGGGGAACCAGATTGTTCATATTACATCAAAACTGGCCTTTGTAGATTCGGTTCCACGTGTCGATTTAACCATCCTCCTAATAGAAAGCTG GCTATTGTGTCTGCAAGAACGATTGGCGAGTTCCCGGAAAGAATAGGGCAACCAGAATGTCAG TACTATATGAAGACAGGAACTTGCAAATTTGGAGTCACATGCAAATTTCATCATCCTAGAGACCAAGCTGAGATTTCTGGAAGAGTTGCCTTAAACACTTTAGGCTATCCACTCCGCCCC AATGAAGCTGAATGCAGCTATTATTTGAGAACAGGAGAATGTCAATTTGGTAACACTTGTAAATTCCACCATCCTCAACCAAGTAATATGATGCTTTCATTAAGGAGTTCTCCTATTTACCCTACTCTTCATTCTCCAACTTCATCCTATCTTCCTTCAAGTTATACCCCTTTAATTATGCCCGGATGGAGTGCATACAGA GGTCAAATGGGATCAATGATCTCTACACCTCCAGCCAGTCCATTGCAGAGGGGGAACATATTTCCAGAGAGACCAGGTCAGCCCGAATGCCAATTCTACATGAAAACGGGAGATTGTAAGTTTGGTGCAGGCTGCCGGTTCCATCACCCGCGTCAAAGACTACTAATTCCTGCTTCTCCTGACTGTCTCTTGAGTCCCATGGGCCTTCCTTTACGTCCT GGAGAACCTATGTGTGTTTTCTATTCGCGCTACGGCATATGCAAATTTGGACCAAGTTGCAAGTTTAACCACCCAATGGGAATTTTTAGCTATAATATATCTGCATCTCCTTCCGTTGATGACGCCACTGACAGACGTCTATTAGGATCTTCATCGGCAACTGCTACATTACATGAAGAGTCAAGCTCATCAAAACCGACGAGGCTTTCAATATCAGAGACAAGACAGGTTCCTTCTGACGATGACGATGATGACGTAGACATTGATGAAGATAGATGA